In Polynucleobacter arcticus, the following proteins share a genomic window:
- the dnaX gene encoding DNA polymerase III subunit gamma/tau, translated as MTALALARSWRPKTFSQLVGQDHVVKALTHALDQGRLHHAWLFTGTRGVGKTTIARIMAKALNCTGEDGQGRMTSEPCGKCPACLEIDAGRFVDYIEMDAASNRGVDDIAALLEKAAYAPSNARYKVYMIDEVHMLTNHAFNAMLKTLEEPPEHVKFILATTDPQKIPVTILSRCLQFNLKQMPVSLIVEHLEKVLAAEKVDSETNALRVLAKAAQGSMRDALSLTDQAIAYAAGKVSEEAVRGMLGTLDDAYLIKILDSLIAKDGATLLAIANEMGERSMSFSLALADLSSLIQKIAAAQIVPESVLEDWPEAAEIRRLASALTKEEAQLFYQISITSRPDLSLAPDEQTGFAMTLLRMLAFRPGNEAPGRAGGSTPPVASSPRPAAPANQTTAPARSAPAAPVAAPAAPVAAPATKPAAVASSSDRPDWHALMRQLPVKGLVQQLAFQTELQDWSDSPAGIRATVVTPMPQLASEASVGRLADALTAHFGKPVKVVIEKGEVEGKTVAKVDAQIHQEKRQNAEQMIAQDPFIQQLEKEFGAKVVGGSVKPL; from the coding sequence ATGACAGCATTGGCTTTAGCCCGTTCGTGGCGCCCTAAAACTTTCTCCCAATTGGTAGGACAAGACCATGTGGTTAAGGCATTAACCCATGCCTTGGACCAGGGTCGACTACACCACGCTTGGCTCTTTACAGGCACTCGCGGGGTCGGAAAGACCACAATCGCCCGAATTATGGCCAAAGCCCTCAATTGCACCGGGGAAGATGGCCAAGGTCGCATGACCTCAGAACCTTGTGGAAAATGCCCGGCCTGCCTGGAAATTGATGCAGGACGCTTTGTTGACTACATTGAGATGGATGCTGCGAGCAATCGCGGGGTGGATGACATTGCTGCTCTATTAGAGAAGGCAGCCTACGCCCCAAGCAATGCGCGTTACAAGGTCTACATGATTGACGAGGTGCACATGCTCACCAATCATGCCTTTAATGCCATGCTCAAAACGCTTGAAGAGCCGCCTGAACATGTGAAGTTCATACTGGCAACTACCGATCCCCAAAAGATCCCCGTCACCATTTTGTCCCGTTGCCTGCAGTTCAATCTCAAGCAAATGCCTGTATCACTCATCGTTGAGCATTTAGAAAAAGTACTCGCCGCAGAAAAAGTTGACTCTGAAACCAATGCACTCCGTGTTTTAGCAAAAGCAGCGCAAGGCTCTATGCGTGATGCGCTATCACTGACTGATCAAGCAATCGCCTATGCAGCCGGCAAAGTATCTGAAGAAGCGGTACGCGGCATGCTCGGTACTCTTGATGATGCCTACCTCATCAAAATATTAGATTCATTGATTGCAAAAGATGGAGCAACACTTTTGGCAATTGCCAATGAGATGGGTGAGCGCAGTATGTCTTTCTCATTAGCGCTAGCCGATCTATCCAGCCTCATTCAGAAAATCGCCGCCGCACAAATTGTTCCTGAGTCAGTATTAGAAGACTGGCCAGAAGCAGCAGAGATTCGTCGCTTGGCTAGCGCGCTCACAAAAGAAGAAGCGCAACTTTTTTACCAAATTAGTATTACCAGCCGCCCCGATTTATCACTCGCACCGGATGAGCAAACTGGCTTTGCTATGACGCTCCTGCGTATGCTGGCCTTTCGTCCCGGAAATGAAGCTCCCGGCAGAGCAGGGGGCTCAACACCTCCAGTAGCAAGCTCCCCAAGACCAGCTGCGCCAGCAAATCAAACTACTGCTCCAGCGAGGTCTGCACCAGCAGCTCCGGTTGCAGCACCAGCAGCTCCAGTTGCAGCACCAGCAACTAAGCCTGCTGCAGTAGCCTCCAGCTCAGATCGCCCAGACTGGCATGCTTTGATGCGCCAGTTGCCGGTCAAAGGATTGGTACAGCAGTTAGCATTTCAGACGGAGTTGCAGGATTGGAGTGACTCTCCAGCAGGTATTCGCGCAACGGTGGTAACGCCCATGCCACAACTCGCATCAGAAGCCTCCGTTGGTCGTCTTGCCGATGCATTGACTGCACACTTTGGTAAGCCAGTGAAAGTCGTGATTGAAAAAGGTGAAGTTGAAGGCAAGACAGTCGCTAAAGTCGATGCCCAGATTCATCAAGAGAAAAGACAAAACGCAGAGCAGATGATTGCGCAAGATCCATTTATTCAGCAATTAGAAAAAGAGTTTGGAGCCAAAGTGGTTGGTGGTTCTGTTAAGCCTCTTTGA
- a CDS encoding YbaB/EbfC family nucleoid-associated protein — translation MMKGGLAGLMKQAQQMQEKMKVAQEQLAALEVTGQAAGGLVKVTISGKHEMKRIQIDPGAMDDREMLEDLLVTAYAEAFKQVEAANSQVMSGATAGMPMPPGFKLPF, via the coding sequence ATGATGAAAGGTGGCCTTGCTGGTTTGATGAAACAAGCCCAGCAGATGCAAGAGAAGATGAAGGTAGCGCAAGAGCAATTGGCTGCGCTAGAAGTCACTGGTCAAGCCGCTGGCGGACTCGTGAAAGTCACTATCTCTGGCAAACACGAGATGAAACGCATACAGATCGATCCAGGTGCAATGGATGATCGCGAGATGTTAGAGGATTTATTAGTTACTGCCTATGCGGAAGCATTCAAGCAGGTAGAGGCGGCTAATTCCCAAGTGATGTCTGGAGCGACTGCTGGTATGCCGATGCCTCCTGGATTTAAGTTGCCGTTTTGA
- a CDS encoding phage major capsid protein — MPISNTDLQELAKVSLDEYLRNLPVDQIAVERPFLKKLMEGRKSLLGAKQNVVENIRKEHGSNFSWAFGEETVKFNKRNTTEQASFPWRRAVDGLYIDYDRLFSNGIKVREGGARGFQLEYNERVQLINLLDEQLEVLREGFLNKLDLELHRDGSHGADALVGLDSLVSLAPDAGTVGGIDRAKASYWRNYAVKEIASTAPGSLVGEMETAWRQCIKNGGSPDFIIAGGKFIDTYRKQVTVTHIAGSGETKYIDAGVGAGVNTGLAFKGVEIIWDPQFDELDAMANRTVEWSKRCYFLNTRFMKLRDDDLDIVAPIRPHDTLAMYAMVNLRCALSISRANAHAVLAIQ, encoded by the coding sequence ATGCCAATTTCAAATACAGATTTGCAAGAGTTAGCTAAGGTTTCCTTAGATGAGTACTTGCGCAATCTACCAGTCGATCAAATCGCCGTAGAGAGACCTTTCCTTAAAAAACTCATGGAAGGGCGCAAAAGTTTATTAGGCGCAAAGCAGAACGTAGTCGAGAACATCCGTAAAGAACACGGCAGTAACTTTAGCTGGGCATTTGGAGAGGAGACGGTCAAGTTCAATAAACGCAATACGACTGAGCAAGCCTCCTTCCCATGGCGAAGGGCGGTAGATGGTCTTTACATCGACTATGACCGGCTTTTTAGCAATGGCATCAAAGTACGTGAGGGTGGGGCGCGAGGCTTTCAATTGGAATACAACGAACGCGTACAGCTGATTAATCTCTTAGATGAGCAGTTAGAGGTCCTACGAGAAGGCTTCCTCAATAAGCTGGACCTAGAGTTACACCGCGACGGCTCGCACGGTGCCGATGCCTTAGTAGGTTTAGATAGCTTAGTGAGCCTTGCACCAGATGCCGGCACAGTTGGTGGTATCGATCGAGCCAAAGCAAGCTACTGGCGTAACTACGCCGTCAAAGAGATCGCCTCAACAGCGCCAGGTAGCTTGGTAGGTGAGATGGAGACTGCATGGCGTCAATGTATTAAAAATGGCGGTAGCCCTGATTTCATCATCGCTGGGGGTAAGTTCATTGATACCTATCGCAAGCAAGTCACAGTGACTCATATCGCTGGATCGGGTGAGACCAAGTACATCGATGCTGGCGTAGGTGCAGGCGTAAATACTGGTCTTGCCTTCAAAGGGGTGGAAATTATCTGGGATCCGCAGTTTGATGAGCTCGATGCCATGGCCAATAGAACAGTGGAGTGGAGTAAGCGCTGCTATTTCCTCAATACCCGCTTTATGAAGCTTCGGGATGATGATCTAGACATTGTTGCCCCAATCCGTCCGCACGATACGCTCGCTATGTACGCCATGGTGAACTTACGCTGTGCTTTATCCATCTCACGAGCTAATGCCCATGCGGTATTAGCCATTCAATAA
- a CDS encoding M15 family metallopeptidase, which produces MSTIKTNLVEEQAAFLIDVCNLIQFATNKGWVLTGGELWRSAEQQEIYFKTGRSKTMHSHHLRRCAIDLNFFWNGKLVWDKELIRTVGEHWESLNSKNRWGGNFKGFVDVPHFERV; this is translated from the coding sequence ATGAGCACAATAAAAACTAACCTAGTCGAAGAACAAGCTGCATTTTTAATAGATGTTTGTAATCTGATTCAATTTGCCACGAACAAGGGCTGGGTTCTGACCGGTGGGGAGCTTTGGCGCTCCGCAGAGCAACAAGAGATTTATTTCAAGACTGGCAGATCAAAGACTATGCATAGTCATCATTTAAGACGTTGCGCTATTGACCTGAACTTCTTTTGGAATGGAAAGCTAGTTTGGGACAAAGAACTTATTCGAACAGTGGGTGAGCATTGGGAAAGCCTAAACTCTAAAAATAGGTGGGGCGGTAACTTTAAGGGGTTTGTGGATGTACCGCATTTTGAGAGGGTGTGA
- a CDS encoding nucleotidyltransferase family protein gives MKPSTAMNSHRAQIRSIVEAHHASNARVFGSVASCTDVEGSDLDVLIDPTVETTLFDIGAIRYKLKQLLGVPVDVLTPNALPEKFRSSVIAQALPI, from the coding sequence ATGAAACCATCTACTGCCATGAACTCTCACAGAGCTCAAATTCGTTCAATTGTCGAAGCGCATCATGCTAGCAATGCACGTGTTTTTGGATCGGTTGCTTCTTGTACTGACGTTGAGGGAAGTGATTTAGATGTGTTGATTGATCCTACCGTAGAGACCACTCTATTTGATATAGGTGCGATTCGATATAAATTAAAGCAACTTTTAGGTGTTCCAGTAGATGTTTTGACACCAAATGCCTTGCCTGAGAAATTTCGTAGCTCTGTGATTGCCCAAGCCTTGCCAATATGA
- the recR gene encoding recombination mediator RecR: protein MARQEAPQDALGRLIESLRVLPGVGPKSAQRMAFYLLQHDRNGAAILAKSLGEAVETVGHCARCNTFSETQICITCIDDRRDSSILCIVETPADQVMMEQTLSFKGNYFVLMGRISPLDGMGPNEIHFDRLLNRIEAPDTGVLVREVVLATNFTSEGEATAHYIGEVLKAKGIKVTRIARGIPVGGELEYVDAGTLARALMDRR from the coding sequence ATGGCACGTCAAGAAGCCCCACAAGATGCCCTTGGTCGTTTGATTGAATCATTACGGGTATTGCCTGGAGTAGGCCCCAAGTCTGCACAACGCATGGCTTTTTATCTGCTGCAGCATGATCGCAATGGGGCGGCTATCCTTGCCAAATCATTAGGTGAAGCAGTTGAGACTGTAGGTCATTGCGCCCGTTGTAATACTTTCTCAGAAACCCAAATCTGCATCACTTGTATTGATGATCGCCGTGATTCATCAATACTTTGCATTGTAGAAACACCGGCCGACCAAGTGATGATGGAGCAGACATTGAGCTTTAAAGGCAATTACTTTGTCTTGATGGGCCGGATTTCACCACTCGATGGTATGGGTCCCAATGAAATTCATTTTGATCGATTACTCAATCGGATTGAAGCGCCCGATACCGGAGTTCTCGTAAGAGAGGTAGTGCTGGCAACCAACTTCACTAGCGAAGGTGAGGCTACAGCACACTACATTGGTGAAGTGCTTAAAGCTAAAGGGATTAAAGTCACCAGAATTGCCAGAGGTATTCCAGTAGGTGGTGAGTTGGAGTATGTCGATGCAGGCACCTTGGCCAGAGCGCTGATGGATAGACGTTAA
- a CDS encoding UvrD-helicase domain-containing protein has translation MAMKLSEKQKQIFAAEGHLLVAGGPGSGKTTISILKAAQAAETRLRPSQEILFLSFARATISRVIEAIENEHDIDPVIKRRIHVETYHSFFWRLLNAHGYLLGLPRSLAILTPAGEAIALSNIRNSFEAEKKLTSEQKIDKRAQLQKERERQARNEGRVSFDLFARYVAELLERSDRLRKLIAIRYPLIVLDEFQDTNADQWRVVRQLGREATLMALADPEQRIYDWIGADPARLDQFRMEFMHTEVDMQGDNHRSNGTDILLFGNDVLKGKFTKNEYVGIEVNTYPANENQALATLMTTTYAIRKRLVASNQKGWSLAVLVPTKKMTRLVSDAFREPPEKLTPIHHMASIDLDAAILAAEVVSYLLQPPSLFHLEGFIDLICNYFRGKGGDDPSKTDLAKADSIRKAFAKYREKKSAGQAVPANSIAVAMVASYEAACAAVFTGDPEKDWVSIRKALDGGPCTRLKSIAIEVRNIRLLERGTQLRQDLSKNWRDFGGYKDALAITQQAFVREHFSTQSKPEQGVIVMNMHKAKGKQFDEVIIFEGWPRYVNKEIIANPDRIVRGNDRKNADSQSRQNMRVSITRGKRTTTILTPDNDPCVLLF, from the coding sequence ATGGCAATGAAGCTCTCTGAGAAGCAAAAGCAGATATTTGCCGCTGAAGGCCATCTTCTAGTCGCAGGAGGACCTGGCTCTGGGAAAACGACTATTTCAATCCTTAAAGCTGCACAGGCTGCCGAGACCAGGCTACGACCGAGCCAGGAAATTTTGTTTCTGAGTTTCGCGCGAGCAACGATCAGCCGGGTGATCGAAGCTATTGAGAATGAACACGACATAGATCCTGTGATCAAGCGGCGGATCCATGTCGAGACCTACCATTCGTTCTTCTGGCGTTTGCTAAACGCACACGGCTATCTGCTCGGCTTGCCGCGCTCGCTGGCCATACTTACGCCCGCTGGTGAGGCCATAGCCCTTTCGAACATCCGAAATTCATTCGAGGCCGAGAAAAAGCTAACCTCGGAGCAAAAGATTGATAAAAGAGCTCAGCTGCAGAAGGAACGTGAGCGCCAGGCTAGAAATGAAGGCCGAGTCAGCTTTGATCTCTTCGCGCGTTATGTTGCTGAACTTCTAGAGCGCAGCGACAGACTTCGTAAGCTTATTGCAATACGCTATCCACTGATTGTGTTGGACGAATTCCAGGACACAAATGCCGACCAGTGGCGAGTGGTTCGGCAACTCGGCAGAGAGGCGACCTTGATGGCCCTTGCTGATCCCGAACAAAGAATTTACGATTGGATTGGAGCAGACCCCGCACGGCTCGATCAATTTCGTATGGAGTTTATGCACACTGAGGTTGATATGCAGGGTGACAACCACCGAAGCAACGGTACTGACATCCTCCTCTTTGGCAATGATGTGCTCAAGGGAAAATTCACGAAGAATGAATACGTTGGCATCGAGGTCAACACTTACCCGGCGAATGAGAATCAGGCCCTTGCCACGCTTATGACGACGACTTACGCCATAAGAAAGCGTCTTGTTGCCTCAAACCAAAAAGGATGGTCTCTCGCCGTGTTGGTACCGACGAAGAAAATGACTAGGCTTGTTTCCGACGCTTTTCGGGAGCCCCCTGAAAAGTTGACACCGATTCACCATATGGCCTCAATAGACCTCGACGCGGCGATCCTCGCTGCAGAAGTAGTTTCTTACCTACTTCAGCCGCCGAGTCTCTTTCATTTGGAGGGATTCATCGATTTGATTTGCAACTACTTCCGTGGCAAGGGTGGTGATGACCCCTCAAAGACTGACCTTGCAAAAGCTGACTCCATCAGGAAGGCATTTGCGAAGTACCGTGAGAAGAAGTCGGCTGGTCAAGCAGTTCCTGCAAACAGCATCGCTGTGGCGATGGTTGCTAGCTACGAGGCAGCTTGCGCCGCAGTTTTTACGGGCGATCCTGAGAAAGACTGGGTCTCAATCAGAAAAGCTCTTGATGGTGGCCCGTGTACCCGCCTCAAAAGCATAGCGATTGAAGTCAGAAATATCAGACTTCTTGAACGTGGAACACAGCTCCGGCAGGATTTGTCTAAAAACTGGCGTGACTTTGGGGGTTACAAAGACGCTTTAGCCATCACGCAACAAGCATTTGTGCGGGAACACTTCTCAACACAATCCAAGCCTGAACAGGGAGTGATTGTGATGAACATGCACAAGGCAAAAGGAAAGCAGTTTGACGAGGTAATAATCTTTGAAGGCTGGCCCAGATACGTCAATAAAGAGATTATCGCCAACCCAGACCGTATTGTGCGCGGGAACGACCGCAAGAACGCCGACAGTCAGTCTAGGCAGAACATGCGTGTGAGCATCACACGAGGTAAGAGGACTACTACGATTCTCACGCCAGACAATGATCCTTGCGTCCTACTCTTCTGA
- a CDS encoding carbohydrate porin, producing the protein MTHKSYLLLLSLLAAICSPAALAQKAGSGSDQIATFASPIESFPTEGELFGLPVNIHGQTTYINQRYKNFNSPYSGQNSLNAESSMSYSWSGTLFLGARIAPNTDVYFNPEVVSGVPFSGLVGLGGFTNGEGSKASGAQAKFYSARAFARHTINQEGDKVVLEDQANQITQTVSSNRVVLTGGQFSTLDIFDDSRYAKDPRIQFMNWGNMTYLAYDYAADARGYSWGLAGEWYLDNWVLRASRMLAPKSPNGRDLNWQIFNAYGDQIEVERQHHIADLPGKVSVLAYRNKMILARFEDATNYVIQNNAQGTQAINNVRSSNQIKTGIGIHGEQALTKNLGVYARAFTSDGQTETMSFTEVDNSISVGMGMNGTSWQRPHDSVGISMMQNGLSSYRRGYLQAGGVSYFIGDYASPSQTISYSPERIGEIYYNANVIKNVLAGVNFQHIINPAYNSARGPVNILSFRIHAEF; encoded by the coding sequence ATGACCCACAAATCCTACCTTCTCCTGTTGAGCTTGCTAGCTGCAATTTGTAGCCCGGCTGCGCTTGCTCAGAAAGCGGGATCTGGTTCAGATCAGATTGCTACATTTGCATCTCCTATTGAGAGCTTTCCCACTGAAGGAGAGCTCTTTGGATTGCCAGTAAATATCCACGGGCAAACAACGTATATCAATCAACGCTATAAGAATTTCAACTCTCCTTATTCTGGCCAGAATAGTTTAAATGCCGAAAGCTCGATGAGCTACAGTTGGTCTGGTACTTTATTCCTTGGGGCTCGCATTGCGCCCAACACCGATGTGTATTTCAATCCAGAAGTGGTTTCTGGAGTGCCGTTTTCAGGCTTAGTAGGTTTGGGTGGATTTACCAATGGTGAGGGAAGTAAAGCTTCGGGTGCACAAGCAAAGTTTTATTCTGCAAGGGCCTTTGCTCGTCATACGATTAATCAAGAGGGTGATAAGGTTGTCCTGGAGGATCAGGCTAATCAGATTACCCAAACGGTGAGTAGTAATCGGGTAGTGCTGACAGGCGGTCAGTTTTCTACGCTTGATATCTTTGATGACAGCCGTTATGCCAAAGACCCCCGCATTCAGTTTATGAACTGGGGCAATATGACTTATCTGGCTTATGACTATGCAGCCGATGCGCGTGGCTATAGCTGGGGATTAGCAGGGGAGTGGTATCTCGATAATTGGGTCTTGCGTGCCTCGCGGATGCTTGCGCCAAAGTCGCCCAATGGTCGTGATCTCAACTGGCAAATCTTTAATGCCTATGGCGATCAGATTGAAGTAGAGCGTCAGCACCATATTGCCGACTTACCAGGTAAGGTCAGCGTCTTAGCCTACCGTAACAAAATGATCTTGGCGCGTTTTGAAGATGCAACGAATTACGTCATTCAAAATAATGCCCAAGGTACGCAAGCCATTAACAATGTCCGTAGTAGCAACCAAATCAAGACTGGTATTGGTATACATGGTGAGCAGGCATTGACTAAAAATTTGGGCGTCTATGCTCGAGCCTTTACGTCAGATGGTCAGACAGAAACGATGTCGTTTACTGAGGTAGATAATTCGATATCGGTAGGCATGGGTATGAATGGCACAAGTTGGCAGCGCCCCCATGACAGCGTTGGTATTTCCATGATGCAAAACGGTTTATCTAGTTATCGCCGTGGCTATCTTCAGGCAGGTGGTGTTTCTTATTTCATTGGTGACTATGCCAGTCCAAGTCAAACCATCTCCTATTCACCAGAGCGCATTGGCGAGATTTATTACAACGCCAACGTCATTAAGAACGTGCTCGCTGGAGTGAACTTTCAGCACATCATCAATCCAGCCTATAACTCTGCCCGCGGCCCAGTGAACATCCTGTCCTTTAGGATTCATGCTGAATTCTAG
- a CDS encoding TolC family protein: protein MIHGQLKISKRIAQTISPLKQVACITTSLFFAFPVFAQPSPASVIVQTNLSTDSLSSPPVMSNEAINQIKPAAAPSLFAPVTQTNTPKIYTRGAPSGSAEMDLRQLWTELKLNNPQLSSLRESYLSAKATVPQINAPANPQVGLVWSGMPSNSPLGLGGANAPSPQYPNGISSNNAISVAQPFQFPGKKSLASDIANTNAEALLAQSESTYLQLGAQLSTLYYSALASQKQLQVLKESVMRLEMIKNVAKARYSNNAAAYIEYLNAQVAQSAAQADQFNVERQLQVALNNINTLVGRHSREKLVLRGDVRRAMNTVPTLIELEDYAETSHPSLKSSTLQLEAARKGVDLAKKAYLPDFQVIGSSYTPRGPFSANNGTMFYQLELDLIIPLYFFTKERYGVEQAQRNQAAAEAGNISNRQQIILAVNSAYATYEQAKNQTQFLKERQVPQADAAYKVGLTQYSNNGQGFNDLLTAQTQLRSLEVQLALAESNLLQAQAVLLVTSGKEPF, encoded by the coding sequence TTGATTCACGGCCAGTTGAAGATTAGTAAGCGGATTGCTCAAACCATAAGCCCCTTAAAGCAGGTGGCTTGTATTACCACCTCTTTGTTTTTTGCTTTCCCTGTGTTTGCGCAACCATCCCCTGCGAGCGTTATTGTGCAGACGAATCTATCCACAGATTCTCTATCTTCGCCGCCAGTAATGAGTAATGAGGCTATAAATCAGATTAAGCCTGCCGCTGCTCCGTCATTATTTGCACCGGTTACCCAAACCAATACACCGAAGATCTATACCAGGGGTGCACCTTCTGGCTCAGCAGAAATGGATTTACGCCAACTGTGGACTGAACTCAAGCTCAATAACCCGCAGTTATCTTCATTGCGCGAATCCTATTTGTCTGCCAAGGCAACTGTTCCACAGATCAATGCACCAGCCAATCCACAAGTCGGATTGGTGTGGTCAGGCATGCCGTCGAACTCACCATTAGGATTGGGTGGAGCTAATGCGCCATCTCCACAATATCCCAATGGTATAAGTAGCAACAATGCGATATCCGTTGCGCAACCATTCCAGTTCCCAGGTAAGAAGAGCTTGGCGTCCGATATTGCCAACACCAATGCAGAGGCTCTACTGGCCCAAAGTGAATCCACTTACTTGCAGTTGGGTGCACAGCTCTCTACTTTGTATTACAGCGCCTTAGCATCGCAAAAGCAGTTACAGGTTCTAAAAGAATCTGTGATGCGTTTGGAGATGATTAAGAATGTCGCTAAAGCGCGTTACTCTAATAATGCTGCGGCTTATATTGAGTATCTCAATGCGCAGGTAGCGCAAAGCGCAGCTCAAGCTGATCAATTTAATGTTGAGCGTCAATTGCAGGTGGCACTCAATAATATTAATACCTTGGTAGGTCGCCACTCGAGAGAAAAGCTGGTCTTGCGGGGCGATGTGCGTCGCGCCATGAATACCGTACCCACCTTAATCGAGTTAGAGGACTATGCAGAAACCAGTCATCCCTCTTTAAAGAGTTCAACATTGCAATTAGAGGCTGCCCGCAAGGGTGTTGATTTGGCCAAGAAAGCCTACTTACCTGACTTTCAGGTAATTGGTTCTTCATACACGCCAAGAGGGCCTTTTTCTGCAAACAATGGCACGATGTTTTATCAGCTTGAGTTAGACCTCATCATTCCGCTGTATTTCTTTACTAAGGAGAGGTACGGAGTAGAGCAAGCACAGCGCAATCAAGCAGCTGCTGAAGCAGGCAATATTTCTAATCGTCAGCAAATCATCTTGGCTGTAAATAGTGCGTACGCTACCTATGAGCAGGCTAAGAATCAAACCCAATTTTTAAAAGAGCGCCAAGTACCCCAGGCAGACGCTGCCTACAAGGTGGGCTTAACGCAATACTCGAATAACGGTCAGGGATTCAATGACTTGCTGACAGCGCAAACCCAATTGCGTAGCCTCGAAGTTCAATTAGCGCTAGCAGAGAGTAATCTTCTGCAAGCGCAAGCAGTATTGCTAGTGACTTCTGGCAAAGAACCCTTTTAA
- a CDS encoding HepT-like ribonuclease domain-containing protein: protein MSRDPQRLQDYLEHILQAINRIQGYCADIDETGFLESHLIQDAVIRNFEIIGEASKNIDHLFPEFSSSNPDLPLLIAYEMRNALAHGYFKVDLQIVWKTIEMDLPIIQEQVIKLINKQ from the coding sequence ATGAGTCGTGATCCCCAGCGGTTGCAAGATTACTTGGAGCATATTCTCCAGGCAATTAATAGAATTCAGGGCTACTGTGCTGACATTGATGAAACTGGGTTTTTAGAGAGCCACTTAATTCAGGACGCGGTAATACGAAATTTTGAGATTATTGGTGAAGCCAGTAAAAACATAGATCATCTTTTTCCCGAATTTTCCAGCAGCAACCCAGATCTGCCATTGTTAATTGCTTACGAGATGAGAAATGCCTTGGCGCATGGCTACTTCAAGGTTGATCTGCAAATTGTCTGGAAAACAATTGAGATGGATCTGCCAATCATTCAAGAACAGGTTATTAAACTAATTAATAAGCAATAA